One Elephas maximus indicus isolate mEleMax1 chromosome 16, mEleMax1 primary haplotype, whole genome shotgun sequence DNA window includes the following coding sequences:
- the KIFBP gene encoding KIF-binding protein isoform X2, with translation MPEAAAQVPAFARLHLALRPGAGLPNLWLKVNFENGFSSELVGYLEAIVQNNLGILWSEREEIETAQAYLESSEALYNQYMKEIGSPPLDPCEHFLPEEEKFTEQERSKRFEKVYTHILYYLAQVYQHMEKFEKAAHYCHSTLKLQLEHNAYQPVEWAINAATLSQFYINKLCFMEARHCLSAANVIFGQTGKIPATEDTTEGEGDVPELYHQRKGEIARCWIKYCLTLMQNAQLAMQDNIGELDLDKQSELRALRKKELDEEESVRKKAVQFGNGELCDAISAVEEKVRYLRPLDFEEARELFLLGQHYVFEAKEFFQIDGYVTDHIEIVQDHSALFKVLAFFETDLERRCKMHKRRIAMLEPLIVDLNPQYYLLVNRQIQFEIAHTYYDMMDLKVAIADKLRDPDSHIVKKINNLNKSALKYYQLFLDSLRDPNKVFPEHIGEDVLRPAMLAKFRVARLYGKIITADPKKELENLATSLEHYKFIVDYCERHPEAAQEIEVELELSKEMVSLLPTKMERFRTKMALT, from the exons AACAACCTAGGTATCTTGTGGTctgaaagagaagaaattgaaactgCACAAGCTTACCTAGAATCATCAGAAGCTCTATATAATCAGTATATGAAAGAG ATTGGGAGTCCTCCTCTTGATCCTTGTGAGCATTTTCTTCCTGAAGAAGAGAAATTTACTGAACAAGAGAGATCAAAAAG ATTTGAGAAGGTTTATACTCATATCTTATATTACCTGGCTCAAGTCTACCAGCATATGGAAAAATTTGAGAAGGCTGCTCATTATTGCCACAGTACCCTAAAACTCCAGCTTGAGCACAACGCCTACCAGCCTGTAGAGTGGGCCATTAATGCTGCTACCTTGTCACAATTTTACATCAATAAG CTATGCTTTATGGAGGCCAGGCACTGTTTATCAGCTGCTAACGTCATTTTTGGTCAAACTGGAAAGATCCCAGCCACAGAAGACA CTACTGAAGGTGAAGGAGATGTACCAGAGCTTTATCATCAAAGAAAAGGGGAGATAGCAAGATGCTGGATCAAATACTGTTTGACTCTCATGCAGAACGCCCAGCTTGCCATGCAG gacAACATAGGAGAGCTTGATCTTGATAAACAATCTGAGCTTAGAGCTTTAAGGAAAAAAGAACTAGACGAGGAAGAAAGTGTTAGGAAAAAAGCTGTGCAGTTTGGAAATGGTGAACTGTGTGACGCCATCTCCGCAGTGGAAGAGAAAGTGAGGTATCTGAGACCTTTAGATTTTGAAGAAGCCAGAGAACTTTTCTTACTGGGTCAGCACTATGTCTTTGAGGCAAAAGAGTTCTTTCAGATTGATGGTTATGTCACCGACCATATTGAAATTGTCCAGGACCACAGTGCTCTGTTTAAGGTGCTGGCATTCTTTGAAACTGACCTGGAGAGACGATGCAAGATGCATAAACGTAGAATAGCCATGCTAGAGCCCCTAATTGTAGACCTGAATCCACAGTACTATCTGTTGGTCAACAGACAGATTCAGTTTGAAATTGCACATACTTACTATGATATGATGGATTTAAAGGTTGCCATTGCGGACAAGTTAAGGGATCCTGATTCACACAtcgtaaaaaaaattaataatcttAATAAGTCAGCACTGAAGTACTACCAGCTCTTCTTAGACTCCCTGAGAGACCCAAATAAAGTGTTTCCTGAGCATATAGGGGAAGATGTTCTTCGCCCTGCCATGCTAGCTAAGTTTCGAGTTGCCCGTCTCTATGGCAAAATCATCACTGCCGATCCCAAGAAAGAGCTAGAAAATTTGGCAACATCATTGGAACATTACAAATTCATTGTTGATTACTGTGAAAGGCACCCTGAGGCTGCCCAGGAAATAGAAGTTGAGCTAGAGCTTAGTAAAGAGATGGTGAGCCTCCTTCCAACAAAAATGGAGAGATTCAGAACCAAGATGGCCCTGACGTAA